A segment of the bacterium genome:
GACCGCCAATTCAACCGCCTCAAGTTTTAGTTGTTTGGCAAACGCAGCGCGTCCCACCCGGCAGCAGCTCTTCCCGAGCTGGATATATGCCGGCAACGGATGTTCGTCTTGCCCTTTAGTCATCCAATTTGCGTCACTCTGTCCGAAGGAATAAGCAGGCATTGGCCTGATAAAACGCTTGCATTCTATCCGGATTTCATTTAATTTCAAACGCCTAAAGCCGGTCAACAGCATGGGCATGCGATAATCGCATCACAATCTCCCGGAACCGGACCGATCGCCATGAACCTTACCGATACAAACACTCGCTTCAAAATAGTCACTACGCTGGATGAGCTGATCAAAGCGTATATGGTGCGCGCCATCGTGTTTCTGGAAGAGCAAAAGGTCTCTTATGCCGAGGAGGTGGATGAGCACGAATATGCCTGTGTGCACATTCTCGGCGAAACCGGCGGTGAACCCATGGCGGCCGGCCGCATGCGCTTTCTCGGCGATGTCGCCAAGTTGGAGCGCATTTGTGTTCGTCAGGCGTGGCGCGGCCAGGACCAGGGACACCGGCTGGTGGATTTTATGCTGGACGTGGCCAGGCAGCGCGGTTTTAAAAAATTTAAAATGCACGCGCAGTCGCACTTGACCCATTTTTACAGCCGCCACGGCTTTCAGCCCATCGGCGACCTGTTTGACGAGGCTGGAATCCCCCATATTATGATGATCAAAGAGGATGCGGACGAAGCTTCGTCCCCGCCGGTGGAGGAGTCATGACGCACGTCGACATCATCACCACGCAGCACAATTTCAAGACCACGCTGGAATTCACCAAGCTCAACGAAGAGGCCATCAGCATGCGCATCGACACCGAATGTCCGCATCTGTTGAACGCGGCCCAGGGTCAATCGATTGCGCTGGATCCGATGAATGAGCTGTTTCGCTCTACAGACAGCGTTCTCAGCCGCCTCGCTGATCAACTGCCTCACCGGGCCTGTCCTTTTCTCTTTGCAGCGCTCAAGGGGCTGGAAATCGAGGCGGGGTTGCAGAGGCCGGTTCAGGTCCAGATCGACATCCGCAGACAGGACGGCGAATAAAAAAGCCGGCGCATGACGCCGGCCGGAAAAGCTCACAGGGATTATTTTATCCTCGAGAGACGCGCTCCAGGTACTTGCCTG
Coding sequences within it:
- a CDS encoding GNAT family N-acetyltransferase; amino-acid sequence: MNLTDTNTRFKIVTTLDELIKAYMVRAIVFLEEQKVSYAEEVDEHEYACVHILGETGGEPMAAGRMRFLGDVAKLERICVRQAWRGQDQGHRLVDFMLDVARQRGFKKFKMHAQSHLTHFYSRHGFQPIGDLFDEAGIPHIMMIKEDADEASSPPVEES